From the Malus domestica chromosome 17, GDT2T_hap1 genome, one window contains:
- the LOC103430288 gene encoding nuclear poly(A) polymerase 4-like isoform X2 — protein sequence MVSSEGLSAPLSLPQVAARQYGVTKPISTAGPTEVDILRTLELEKFLVDAGLYETKEGVAKREEVLRRIEQIVKDWVKQLTRLRGYTDQMVEDANARIFTFGSYRLGVHGPGADIDTLCVGPSYVNREEDFFFVLHNILAEMEEVTELQPVPDAHVPVMKFKFDGISIDLLYASISLLVVPEDLDISDVSLLYNIDEPTVRSLNGCRVADQILKLVPNVEHFCTTLRCLKFWAKRRGVYSNVTGFLGGVNWALLVARVCQLYPNAVPSMLVSRFFRVYTQWRWPNPVMLCPIEEDELGFSVWDPRRYPRDRTHHMPIITPAYPCMNSSYNVSQSTLRVMVEQFCYGNKTCEEVELNRAQWCALFEPYMFFESYKNYLQVDIIAADVDDLRAWKGWVESRLRQLTLMIERDTLGMLQCHPCPHEYVDTNKECAHCAFFMGLQRKQGEKVQGQQFDIRGTVDGFRHSINMYMFWKPGMEIHVSHVRRRQLPPYVYPDGCKRPRQSRVMVQQQADDGEACGSGSSERHLKRKDLDGVEVNQDTPPQKWQSTSPLPHGSVSPVIINHKAGSASPEPSDKGFSMEVVESNKITLSGEMEPGYASNSSTITNVSSKGSCDDAGFGSVAGSCEGNTRSVEGSSVGSNNPGYLLGDVCEADSEALSDSGCVNGNLRLSLTSMA from the exons ATGGTGAGTTCCGAGGGATTGAGTGCTCCGCTGTCGCTTCCTCAAGTGGCAGCGAGGCAGTACGGAGTGACAAAGCCAATATCGACTGCCGGGCCGACGGAAGTCGATATTCTGAGGACAttagagttggagaag TTTTTGGTTGATGCTGGGCTTTATGAAACCAAAGAAGGAGTTGCCAAGAGAGAGGAGGTTCTTCGGCGTATCGAGCAG ATTGTCAAGGATTGGGTGAAGCAACTTACTCGCTTGAGAGGGTACACAGATCAAATGGTTGAGGACGCTAATGCTCGTATTTTTACATTTGGGTCCTATAGGCTCGGG GTGCATGGTCCTGGGGCTGACATAGACACGTTATGTGTTGGGCCATCCTATGTCAATCGAGAG GAAGACTTCTTCTTTGTATTGCACAACATTCTTGCTGAGATGGAAGAGGTGACCGAGCTGCAACCAGTTCCAGATGCTCATGTCCCTGTAATGAAATttaagtttgacggaatatcgATCGACCTCCTTTATGCTAGTATTTCTCTCTTGGTTGTACCAGAA GACCTGGACATTTCTGATGTATCTTTGTTGTACAATATCGATGAGCCTACTGTTCGAAGTCTTAATGGCTGCAGGGTCgcagatcaaattttaaagcttGTTCCAAATGTTGAG CACTTTTGCACAACACTCAGATGCTTGAAATTTTGGGCGAAAAGACGCGGTGTTTATTCCAAT GTTACTGGATTTCTTGGCGGAGTAAACTGGGCTCTTCTTGTTGCCCGGGTTTGCCAACTTTATCCCAATGCAGTTCCCAGCATGCTTGTTTCTCGATTCTTTAGGGTCTATACACAGTGGCGGTGGCCAAATCCTGTCATGTTGTGTCCCATTGAAGAGGATGAACTTGGCTTTTCTGTTTGGGACCCTCGCAGATATCCTCGTGACCGGACTCATCATATGCCAATTATAACTCCTGCATACCCTTGTATGAATTCTAGCTATAATGTTTCACAAAGTACTCTGCGTGTTATGGTCGAGCAGTTCTGTTACGGAAACAAGACCTGTGAG GAAGTGGAATTGAATAGAGCTCAATGGTGTGCATTGTTTGAGCCGTACATGTTCTTTGAAAGCTACAAAAACTATCTCCAGGTTGACATAATTGCTGCTGATGTTGACGACTTGCGTGCTTGGAAAGGCTGGGTGGAATCTCGACTGAGGCAACTAACTCTAATG ATTGAACGGGATACTTTAGGGATGTTACAGTGCCATCCTTGTCCACATGAGTATGTTGATACGAATAAAGAATGCGCACATTGTGCATTTTTTATGGGTTTGCAGAGGAAACAGGGTGAAAAGGTTCAGGGTCAGCAGTTTGATATACGAGGGACTGTTGATGGGTTCAGGCATTCCATTAATATGTACATGTTTTGGAAACCAGGGATGGAAATTCATGTATCTCATGTTCGTAGAAGGCAACTTCCTCCTTATGTGTATCCTGATGGTTGTAAACGACCTCGACAATCCAGAGTTATGGTCCAGCAGCAGGCTGATGATGGCGAAGCTTGTGGGAGTGGTTCTAGTGAGAGACACCTGAAGAGGAAGGATCTTGATGGGGTGGAGGTGAATCAAGATACTCCACCGCAGAAATGGCAATCTACTAGCCCTCTGCCCCATGGTTCGGTTTCTCCTGTAATTATCAATCACAAGGCAGGCAGTGCATCTCCAGAGCCTTCGGATAAAGGTTTTAGCATGGAAGTAGTAGAGTCAAATAAAATAACACTGTCTGGTGAAATGGAGCCTGGATATGCCTCCAATTCCAGTACTATTACAAATGTTTCAAGCAAGGGCAGTTGTGATGATGCTGGATTTGGATCAGTGGCTGGTAGCTGTGAGGGGAACACTAGGAGCGTTGAGGGAAGCAGTGTTGGGAGTAACAACCCAGGATATTTGCTGGGTGATGTGTGTGAGGCAGACTCCGAAGCTCTTTCGGATAGTGGATGCGTAAATGGAAACCTACG GTTGAGCCTAACATCAATGGCCTGA
- the LOC103430288 gene encoding nuclear poly(A) polymerase 4-like isoform X1, with product MVSSEGLSAPLSLPQVAARQYGVTKPISTAGPTEVDILRTLELEKFLVDAGLYETKEGVAKREEVLRRIEQIVKDWVKQLTRLRGYTDQMVEDANARIFTFGSYRLGVHGPGADIDTLCVGPSYVNREEDFFFVLHNILAEMEEVTELQPVPDAHVPVMKFKFDGISIDLLYASISLLVVPEDLDISDVSLLYNIDEPTVRSLNGCRVADQILKLVPNVEHFCTTLRCLKFWAKRRGVYSNVTGFLGGVNWALLVARVCQLYPNAVPSMLVSRFFRVYTQWRWPNPVMLCPIEEDELGFSVWDPRRYPRDRTHHMPIITPAYPCMNSSYNVSQSTLRVMVEQFCYGNKTCEEVELNRAQWCALFEPYMFFESYKNYLQVDIIAADVDDLRAWKGWVESRLRQLTLMIERDTLGMLQCHPCPHEYVDTNKECAHCAFFMGLQRKQGEKVQGQQFDIRGTVDGFRHSINMYMFWKPGMEIHVSHVRRRQLPPYVYPDGCKRPRQSRVMVQQQADDGEACGSGSSERHLKRKDLDGVEVNQDTPPQKWQSTSPLPHGSVSPVIINHKAGSASPEPSDKGFSMEVVESNKITLSGEMEPGYASNSSTITNVSSKGSCDDAGFGSVAGSCEGNTRSVEGSSVGSNNPGYLLGDVCEADSEALSDSGCVNGNLRKKVNAALGMVGTKFQRGITQNK from the exons ATGGTGAGTTCCGAGGGATTGAGTGCTCCGCTGTCGCTTCCTCAAGTGGCAGCGAGGCAGTACGGAGTGACAAAGCCAATATCGACTGCCGGGCCGACGGAAGTCGATATTCTGAGGACAttagagttggagaag TTTTTGGTTGATGCTGGGCTTTATGAAACCAAAGAAGGAGTTGCCAAGAGAGAGGAGGTTCTTCGGCGTATCGAGCAG ATTGTCAAGGATTGGGTGAAGCAACTTACTCGCTTGAGAGGGTACACAGATCAAATGGTTGAGGACGCTAATGCTCGTATTTTTACATTTGGGTCCTATAGGCTCGGG GTGCATGGTCCTGGGGCTGACATAGACACGTTATGTGTTGGGCCATCCTATGTCAATCGAGAG GAAGACTTCTTCTTTGTATTGCACAACATTCTTGCTGAGATGGAAGAGGTGACCGAGCTGCAACCAGTTCCAGATGCTCATGTCCCTGTAATGAAATttaagtttgacggaatatcgATCGACCTCCTTTATGCTAGTATTTCTCTCTTGGTTGTACCAGAA GACCTGGACATTTCTGATGTATCTTTGTTGTACAATATCGATGAGCCTACTGTTCGAAGTCTTAATGGCTGCAGGGTCgcagatcaaattttaaagcttGTTCCAAATGTTGAG CACTTTTGCACAACACTCAGATGCTTGAAATTTTGGGCGAAAAGACGCGGTGTTTATTCCAAT GTTACTGGATTTCTTGGCGGAGTAAACTGGGCTCTTCTTGTTGCCCGGGTTTGCCAACTTTATCCCAATGCAGTTCCCAGCATGCTTGTTTCTCGATTCTTTAGGGTCTATACACAGTGGCGGTGGCCAAATCCTGTCATGTTGTGTCCCATTGAAGAGGATGAACTTGGCTTTTCTGTTTGGGACCCTCGCAGATATCCTCGTGACCGGACTCATCATATGCCAATTATAACTCCTGCATACCCTTGTATGAATTCTAGCTATAATGTTTCACAAAGTACTCTGCGTGTTATGGTCGAGCAGTTCTGTTACGGAAACAAGACCTGTGAG GAAGTGGAATTGAATAGAGCTCAATGGTGTGCATTGTTTGAGCCGTACATGTTCTTTGAAAGCTACAAAAACTATCTCCAGGTTGACATAATTGCTGCTGATGTTGACGACTTGCGTGCTTGGAAAGGCTGGGTGGAATCTCGACTGAGGCAACTAACTCTAATG ATTGAACGGGATACTTTAGGGATGTTACAGTGCCATCCTTGTCCACATGAGTATGTTGATACGAATAAAGAATGCGCACATTGTGCATTTTTTATGGGTTTGCAGAGGAAACAGGGTGAAAAGGTTCAGGGTCAGCAGTTTGATATACGAGGGACTGTTGATGGGTTCAGGCATTCCATTAATATGTACATGTTTTGGAAACCAGGGATGGAAATTCATGTATCTCATGTTCGTAGAAGGCAACTTCCTCCTTATGTGTATCCTGATGGTTGTAAACGACCTCGACAATCCAGAGTTATGGTCCAGCAGCAGGCTGATGATGGCGAAGCTTGTGGGAGTGGTTCTAGTGAGAGACACCTGAAGAGGAAGGATCTTGATGGGGTGGAGGTGAATCAAGATACTCCACCGCAGAAATGGCAATCTACTAGCCCTCTGCCCCATGGTTCGGTTTCTCCTGTAATTATCAATCACAAGGCAGGCAGTGCATCTCCAGAGCCTTCGGATAAAGGTTTTAGCATGGAAGTAGTAGAGTCAAATAAAATAACACTGTCTGGTGAAATGGAGCCTGGATATGCCTCCAATTCCAGTACTATTACAAATGTTTCAAGCAAGGGCAGTTGTGATGATGCTGGATTTGGATCAGTGGCTGGTAGCTGTGAGGGGAACACTAGGAGCGTTGAGGGAAGCAGTGTTGGGAGTAACAACCCAGGATATTTGCTGGGTGATGTGTGTGAGGCAGACTCCGAAGCTCTTTCGGATAGTGGATGCGTAAATGGAAACCTACG TAAAAAGGTGAATGCTGCACTTGGGATGGTTGGTACTAAATTCCAACGAGGGATAACTCAGAACAAATAA